From Scylla paramamosain isolate STU-SP2022 chromosome 16, ASM3559412v1, whole genome shotgun sequence, one genomic window encodes:
- the LOC135108022 gene encoding synaptobrevin homolog YKT6-like, producing MVKLYSICVLYKGTESTRILKSAYDLQQFGYFQRGSIQEFMAFTSKIITERSNPCSRQSIKEQEYMCHVYVRADNLTGVAISDHEYLYRVAHNMLNKVLDDFTAKVPSHLWPNTEESMVPYPDLPATLALWQNPRDADSLTKVQEEVEETKIILHNAFTAVLERGEKLDDLVSKSENLSSQSKIFYKTAKKTNSCCSFG from the exons ATGGTGAAGCTATACAGCATCTGCGTTCTGTACAAGGGGACGGAGAGTACCAGGATACTCAAATCCGCCTATGACCTGCAGCAGTTTGGTTACTTCCAGCGGGGCTCCATCCAGGAGTTCATGGCCTTCACCAGCAAGATCATCACGGAGAGGAGTAACCCATGCTCCAGACAGTCCATCAAGGAGCAAG AATATATGTGTCACGTGTATGTGCGTGCTGACAACCTGACAGGCGTGGCCATCTCTGATCACGAGTACCTGTATCGAGTGGCCCACAACATGCTGAACAAG GTATTGGATGACTTTACGGCTAAGGTTCCCTCTCACCTGTGGCCCAACACGGAGGAGAGTATGGTGCCCTACCCTGACTTGCCAGCCACACTTGCCCTCTGGCAAAACCCTCGTGATGCTGACTCCCTCACtaaggtgcaggaggaggtggaggagactaAGATTATTcta CACAACGCCTTCACTGCTGTCcttgagaggggagagaagctCGATGACTTGGTCTCAAAGTCAGAAAACCTCAGCTCACAGTCCAAAATATTCTACAAGACTGCTAAGAAGACTAACTCTTGTTGCAGCTTTGGATAA